A genomic segment from Euleptes europaea isolate rEulEur1 chromosome 15, rEulEur1.hap1, whole genome shotgun sequence encodes:
- the ACTR3 gene encoding actin-related protein 3 — protein MAGRLPACVVDCGTGYTKLGYAGNTEPQFIIPSCIAIKESAKVGDQAQRRVMKGVDDLDFFIGDEAIEKPTYATKWPIRHGIVEDWDLMERFMEQVIFKYLRAEPEDHYFLLTEPPLNTPENREYTAEIMFESFNVPGLYIAVQAVLALAASWTSRQVGERTLTGTVIDSGDGVTHVIPVAEGYVIGSCIKHIPIAGRDITYFIQQLLREREVGIPPEQSLETAKAVKERFSYVCPDLVKEFNKYDTDGTKWIKQYTGINAISKKEFTIDVGYERFLGPEIFFHPEFANPDFTQPISEVVDEVIQNCPIDVRRPLYKNIVLSGGSTMFRDFGRRLQRDLKRTVDARLKLSEELSGGRLKPKPIDVQVITHHMQRYAVWFGGSMLASTPEFYQVCHTKKDYEEIGPSICRHNPVFGVMS, from the exons GTATACCAAACTGGGATATGCTGGTAATACAGAACCACAGTTCATCATTCCTTCAt GTATTGCTATCAAGGAATCAGCCAAAGTTGGCGATCAGGCACAAAGAAGAGTTATGAAAGGTGTGGATGATTTAGATTTCTTTATTGGGGATGAAGCAATAGAAAAACCAACATATGCAACAAAG TGGCCCATCCGTCATGGAATAGTTGAAGACTGGGACTTGATGGAGAGATTTATGGAACAAGTTATCTTCAAATATTTAAGGGCAGAACCTGAAGACCATTATTTTCTATTG ACTGAACCTCCTCTCAATACTCCAGAAAACAGGGAATATACTGCTGAAATCATGTTTGAGTCTTTCAATGTTCCTGGACTTTATATTGCTGTTCAG GCTGTCCTTGCCTTAGCTGCGTCTTGGACATCAAGACAAGTGGGAGAGCGGACGCTGACTGGAACGGTCATAGATAGTGGAGATGGTGTAACTCATGTCATTCCTGTG GCTGAAGGTTATGTGATTGGCAGCTGTATCAAACACATTCCAATTGCCGGACGAGATATAACTTACTTTATTCAGCAGTTGCTAAGAGAACGAGAAGTAGGAATCCCTCCTGAACAATCATTGGAAACTGCTAAAGCAGTGAAG GAGCGTTTTAGTTATGTCTGCCCTGATTTAGTAAAAGAATTTAACAAATATGATACAGACGGCACCAAGTGGATTAAACAGTATACTGGAATCAATGCAATCTCCAAGAAAGAATTTACCATTGATGTTGGCTATGAGAGATTTCTAGGGCCAGAGATCTTCTTTCATCCTGAG tttgccAACCCAGATTTCACACAGCCCATCTCAGAAGTAGTAGACGAAGTAATTCAGAACTGTCCTATTGATGTTAGACGTCCACTATATAAG AATATTGTTCTCTCTGGAGGCTCAACTATGTTCAGGGATTTTGGTCGTCGTTTACAACGAGACTTAAAAAGGACTGTTGATGCCAGGCTGAAACTCAGCGAGGAACTGAGTGGTGGCAGACTGAAG CCCAAACCTATTGATGTACAAGTTATTACACATCATATGCAGAGATACGCAGTTTGGTTTGGAGGATCAATGTTGGCTTCCACA CCTGAGTTCTACCAAGTATGCCACACCAAAAAAGATTATGAAGAAATTGGTCCTAGCATCTGTCGTCACAACCCAGTGTTTGGAGTTATGTCTTAA